In Desulfobacter hydrogenophilus, the genomic stretch GTTATTATAAGTATGAACAAAAAAACCGATGACCACCATGCCGTTAATCCATTCCACAATATATGACCATAAACCTTAGAGCTTGTTTGGGAATTGGGGCCATTTTCATGAGATTTCGCTTCGATCCCCTAATTATCAAACAAGCTCTTAGCCGAGACAACGCATTTCACCAATAAAAAAAGCAGCCAATCGGCTGCTTTTGAAATCTTTGTGGGGTGAGTGACCGGGATTGAACCGGCGGCCACCAGGGCCACAACCTGGTGCTCTACCGACTGAGCTACACCCACCACAAAAAACTCTGCATAACTATCAGAACTGCTTTTCTTTTTCAAGTCTTTTTTTGCACTATTAATGAAATTTGAGTTACATATTGTGATTGACCTGCCCTGCCCCTTTGATTATTATTCTTTAAATATTTACAAACAAAACACGCAACAAGGCGGTTAATATAATGAATATGAATACGCTGATCATTTTTACCATACGTCTGATTATAGGCCTTGCATTCGGAATCATCCTTACCCGGCTGTTCAAACCGGACTGGGGCATCTTCCATGGTGTTGCCACAGGCATAATTCTTGTGGCCCTGGCTTATGGCATGAGCTATTACAGAAAATCCAAAGGGTAACAGGCAGGCATTTGTGGACAATATAATTCTGGGCACAGCAGGACACATTGATCATGGGAAAACCAGCCTGGTCAAGGCATTGACAGGCATTGAAACAGACCGTCTCAAGGAAGAAAAAGAACGCGGTATCACTATAGAACTTGGGTTTGCCTCCCTGGATCTTCCCAATGGACAGCACATCGGCATCGTGGACATGCCCGGTCATGAAAAATTTGTAAAAAACATGGTGGCCGGTTCGTCGGGCATTGATGTGGTGGTCATGGTTATTGCGGCAGATGAAGGCGTCATGCCCCAGACCCGGGAGCACATGGAGATCTGCAACCTCATGGGCATCAACCACGGCATGATTGCCCTGACTAAAACGGATCTTGTGGATGACGATCTGCTGGAACTTGCAATGGACGACATCCATGACTTTATCCAAGACACCTTCCTTGAAGACAAACCCATTGTCCCCGTGTCCTCTGCCACAGGCCAAGGGCTGGAGGACTTTTTAAGCACCCTTGAAGAAATATGTACACAAATCCCGCCCCGTAAATTTTCTTCCATTTTCCGACTTCCCGTGGACCGGGTATTTTCCATGAAAGGGTTCGGCACGGTCATCACCGGAACTCTGATTTCAGGTCAGGTGAGCGTGGGCCAGGACATCATGGTGTTTCCAAGGAAAATCACATCAAAGGTCCGGGGCCTGCAGGTGCATTCCAGCTCGGTGGAAACAGCCATAGCCGGTACCCGGACGGCCATCAATTTCCAGGGTCTTGACCGGGAAGCCGTATTCAGAGGCGATGTACTCTCCACGCCGGGGGCTTTGATTGAAAGCTATATGGTGGATGCACAGTTTCATTACCTGAAAAGCAATGCCAAGCCGGCCAAAGCCCGGACAAGGGTAAGATTCCATTCGGGCACAAGTGAAATACAAGGGTACATGATCCTGCTGGACAGGGAAACGCTTTTGCCCGGGGACACGGCACCGGTTCAGTTCCGCCTGGAATCCCCGGTCTGCTGTATCAAAGACGACAGATACGTTATCCGATCCTACTCTCCTGTTAAAACCATCGGGGGCGGTGCCATCCTCAACCCGGTGTCCCAGAAATACAAGCTTAAAGACACGGCTACGATTGAAGGACTTTATGACCTTGCTGCACAGGATGATGAAAAAACCATTGCCTATTTTCTCTCCATCAAGGGATATTCCGGGTTGACCTTAAATGAATTAAGGGTCATGACCAATGTCCCGGACAAAAAACTGGCTGCCGCTTTGCAGAAAATGCTTGCAAAACAGGAAGCTGTCATAACGGACAAGGAGAAGCAGATCTATGTACATGGCACTATTTTTGATGAATTTAAGGAAAAAGTACTGGAACGGCTGACCATCTATCACCAGGCAAACCCTTTGAAGGAAGGCATGCCGGCCCAGGAGCTGAAATCCAAATTTCAATATGTGGATGATGCCCGGTTTTTCAACATCCTGTTCCACCGCCTGGAAAAGGAAAACCTCATTGTTCTGAACAAAAACCTTGTGAAACTTTCAGAATTCAAGGTGGCCCTGCAGGTGGACCAGCATGAAACCAAAGAAAAAATTGCCAACATTTACAAAAAAGCTGGTCTGACCCCACCCTTTTTCCGCACCATATGCCAAGATCTGGACCTGGACCAGAAAACGGGGAAGGATGTGATGCAGATGCTCATTGATGAAAAACAGGTGATCAAAACAAAAGATGACCTATTTTTTGATGCCGTTGCCGTCAATAATCTTGCAACAGAACTCATTGAATTCCTCAAAGCCAATGAAAAGATCACCACACCGCAATTTAAGGATATGACCGGCATTTCCAGAAAATATGTTATCCCTTTGATTGAATATTTTGACGCCATGCACCTGACCATACGGGTTGAGGACCACCGGCAGTTAAGGAAGAAACTGGCCTGAGCATCAAATTTTTTCAACAAAAGAAGTAACGATACTGTCCAGGCGCATCCAGCCGTCAAGGGTCAAAACAAATCGTTGCCCGGCGTCCTGGAATCGGGCCAACCCTTTATCTTCAAGGTTGTCCATTAGGCGTTGAAACACGGTTAAAAACCGATTCTGCCACAGGCTTTGCCCGGTTCTAATGTCAAGGCCCATGGATGTCCGCAGCCCCACCATAACAAATTCTATCTGCCGCTGTTCCAGGGTAAGGATTTCACTGTCAAATGCGGGAAATTCTCCTTTTTTCAAGGCTCTGATATATCCATTCAGGTCCGGGGCATTCCAGAACCTTTTATACACAGCCGATCCATCCGTATCGCCCTTTACGGCATAGGAATGGGCGGCCGGCCCGAATCCATGGTAGGGCAACATCTGCCAATACGCACGGTTGTGCAGGGAACGAAGGGCTGTATGCGTTGCAAAACTGGATACTTCATAATGATCCCATCCACGGGCCTTCAAATATGTGGCAACCGCATAGAACAGATCAACCTGATCCGATTGTGCCATAGGTAAAAACTGACCCCGTTCATGCATGGCATGCAGAGCCGTGCCCGGTTCCAGAGTAAGCATATAACAGGAAAGATGCGCAGGCGATAGATCCAAGGCAGCATCCAGCTCCCGGATCAGGTGTTCTCCGGTCTGACCGGGAAGGCCGTAAATAAGATCCAGACTTATATTTTCAATACCGGCAGCACGGACCTTTTCCACGGCATGTACGGCATCATCTGCTGAATGAATACGCCCTAAAAGGGCAAGCTGTACCGGATCAAGTGACTGGACACCGAGGCTTACACGATTAATCCCCATACTTTGGAACGATTTCAAATGGATCTCGTCCAGGGTACCGGGATTGGCTTCAAGGGTGATTTCGGTCTGACGACAAAGGCCAAAGGCGTTGTCCAAAGCTCGCAGAATGGCTTCAAGGTGCTGAGGTCCAAGCAGAGACGGCGTGCCGCCACCGAAGTACACAGTTGCAGCGTTGCCTTTGGGCTGTAATACAGTTGAAGGTGAACGCAGCCGAATTTCCTGGACTAGGGCCGTGACATAATCAGAAATCAAAGAGAGGTTGGTTTTGGAATAAAAATCGCAATACCTGCATTTTTTTATACAAAAGGGAACGTGAATATAAAGGTGCTTACACAAACCGCGTCATCAGCCGGTCAAGAATCTGGTCCACGTTTTTTGGGGTGACGCCGTAATTTTCACAGGCAAGCCGCACCTGGTCCATTTGGGGGCTTGTATCCATATCTTCAAGCCCCTTAAAAAAACCCATGCGCCGACCGATCTGATAAAGGATACGCTCTTGGGGGGCCAATTCAAAAAACCGGTCAATAACCCCAATCATTTTCTCCTTGTCATGGGGCATCTTACCGGTAACAGTTTCAAACAGATTCAGAATGTGATCACTTTTTACACGGGACTGGATATTGTCCAGTGCCTCAAGCATCAGGCGCACTTCCGTGGCAATCATGGCATCACCCGGTTTTTCAAACATACCCCGAAGCTGCCAGTGGGAAAGTTCTGTGGAAGGAGAAAGACCCAGGGTCCGAATTTTGATCACATCCGGATTAATGGCATTCAGTGCTTCAGCGGTCTCAAGGGCATGCTCAATGGACAAATCAACGCCACCTAAACCCGGCATCACATACGTATACAACTTAATACCTGCCTGCCGGATCCGTTTACCCGCCTCTATGTGGCCGGCTCTGTCAACTCCTGTACGCATACGGTTAAGCACCAAATTTGACCCACTTTCAAGGCCCAGATGAATTCGGTTAAGACCAAGTTTATGCAACTGTTCCAGAGTATCGTCAGGCAATTGAAGGATGGTGCTGCTTCTGGCATAGGTGGCAATGGTTTCAGTTTGAGTAAAACAGTCCTTGATATGCCCGAGCACAAAAAGCAGGTCCTTGGGTTTCATAACCAGGGGATTGGCATCCTGGAGGAAAATGGAGGCCATGCCCGCAGCATGCCACTTGACAGCATTGTTGAATGCAACCCGGTCCCGAACCTCGAAAGCGGTATAAATGGAATGAATCCGCTCCTGATCAAAGGCAATGGGCGTGGCATTTTCCTGAAGCAGCCTGTCAATGTATGTACGAACCAGGTCAATGTCTTTAATAATATCTTCCACAGGGCGTATGGAAAATTTCTGCTTTTTATAAACCGGACAAAAGGAACAGCGATTCCACGGGCAGTTCCGGATCAGACGCAGCAGCAGGCTGTATGCATCATTGGCCGGATAAATGGTTCCCTGTTCATATCCCTGGTATGTCTGTGTCTGTTTATCGTCTGTCATAGTAAAAAAACTTGGTAAAAAGAGCTACGGTTTCTGCCTCATATTGAACCTTTCCGATAAAAGGGTTATAAGCATTAGAAAAATGAAAGTCAATATTTGGATCTGTCTTGAAAAGATATCCCGATTTTGTTATTTATTCCTAATTTTTATAGTTAATTATCAAATTTTTCCGCACTGGGCGGAAAGATATGTGCAACACGTAAGGAGATCGCATGCCTGGCTTTGAATTATTTTCAGATGAGGAACGTAAACAGGTCAATGATGTACTGGAAACGGGCGTTTTATTCAGATACGGATTTGAAGGGGCCAGAAACGGCCATTTTAAAGCCCTGGAATTTGAGAAAAAACTGGCCCAAATAACAGGTACGAGGTTCAGCCACCTATGTTCCAGCGGAACAGCAGCCCTTTGCACGGCCCTTGCCGCCTGCGGCATCGGGGCTGGGGACGAGGTTATTGTTCCGCCGTTTACCTTTGTGGCCACATTTGAAGCCTTGATCCAGGCAGGTGCAGTCCCTGTGTTTGCAGACATTGACCAGACCCTTTGCTTGGACCCGGACCGCCTGGAAGCGGCTATAACACCGAGGACCAAGGCAGTAGTACCGGTGCACATGTGCGGGGCCATGGCAAGGATTGATGAGATAAAAGCCTTTTGCGATAAAAAGGGTCTGATACTTTTGGAAGATGCGTGCCAGTCTTTGGGCGCAAGTTTTAAGGGCAGTCATCTGGGCACATTCGGCAAGGCCGGCTGTTTTTCCTTTGACTCGGTTAAAACCGTGACCTGTGGTGAAGGCGGCGGTATTATTACAAATGACGAAGATATTTATACCCGGTGCTGCCAGTATGCCGATCATGGCCATGACCACCTAGGCGGGCCGGACCGAGGCGCGGACGACCATCCCATCATGGGCACCAACTACAGAATATCCGAACTTAATGCCGCAGTGGGGGTTGCCCAGTTAGGCAAACTTGACCGCATCGTTGAAATCCAGAAAAAAAATAAAGCCGCCATAAAAGATGCCATGAAAAAAATTGAAGGCGTTACCTTCCGCGCACTTCCCGACCCGGATGGGGACTCGGCTACCTTCTTGAGCTTTTTTATGCCCACACAAGATCAGGCCGAACAGGCGGCAAAAAAACTTGCAAAAAACGGGGCACCTTGTGCCTACTGGTATAACAACAACTGGCATTATTATAAAGAATGGCACCACCTCAAGAAAATGAAACGTGCAGCCAAACTGCCTTTTGAATTGAGTGCCGACCTGCCGGATTATGAAGGCCTTGTCCTGGAACAAAGTGAAGACATCATGAAACGGGCGCTGTCCATGCAGATCATGCTGTCCTGGACCGATGATGATATGGACAAACGTATACAGGCTGTATTAAATGCTTTAACCTAAGGATTTATCAATGTTCAGAAATTTTAAGCTGGTTCCCAAAATTCTTTTCGGCCGGGGCTGTTTTGCCCAGCTTGACGAGGTAGTGGGCGGTCGGCGCAAGTCCGGTGAAGACTGGGCAGTTTTTGTTGTGGATGATGTATTTAAAGGCAAGGACCTTGAAAAACGCATCCCCTTGCATGACAACGATTTTCTTTTGTGGGTCAATGTCGCGGATGAGCCCAAAACAGGCTATGTGGATAAGCTCACCCTGGAAGCAAAAAATTTCAACGCTGCCTTTCCCTGTGCTGTCATCGGTATTGGGGGCGGCTCCGCCATGGACCTTGCCAAATCCGTCTCTTTGATGCTCACCAATGAGGGTTCATCCACCGAGTACCAGGGATGGGATCTGATCAAGAACCCGGCCGTATGGCATGCAGCCGTACCCACCCTTTCCGGTACGGGTGCCGAGGTTTCCCGGACGGCCGTGCTCACCGGACCCGAGAAAAAACTGGGACTGAACTCCGATTATACGGTGTTTGACCAGGTGGTCCTGGACCCTGAACTGACCAAAGACGTGCCCAAGGAACAGCACTTTTACACCGGCATGGACTGCTATATTCACTGCATTGAGTCTTTGCAGGGCACCTATATCAATGAATTTTCCAAAGCCTATGGGGAAAAATCATTGGATCTTTGCCGCCAGGTATTTGTGGATAACCATCCAGATTCGGCTGACAAGCTGATGATGGCCTCCTTTTTCGGCGGCATGAGCATTGCGTACTCCCAGGTGGGTGCCTGCCATGCCTTGTCCTATGGCCTATCCTATGTGCTTGGCACCCATCACGGTGTAGGCTGCTGCATCACCTTTGACACCCTGGATGAATACTATCCTGACGGGGTGAAAGAATTTCGAGCCATTATGAACAAAACAGGGGTGGACATTCCCAGAGGGCTAACAAAGGACCTTACCGGGGATCAAATGGAAACCATGATCCGTGTAGCATTAGGCCTTGATCCCTTGTGGGAAAACTGCCTGGGTAAAGACTGGAAAAATATCATGACCCGTGACAAGGCCCGCAGCCTTTTTGAGAAGATGTAGCCATGCCCATCGCAGTGATTCCAGCTCGTTTCGGTTCCAGTCGACTTGGGGGCAAGCCGTTGATTAACATTGCAGGCAAGCCCATGATCCAGCGGGTATTTGAGCAATCCCAAAAATCATCCGTGGTGACAAGAACCATTGTTGCCACGGATGATGAACGTATTGTCAGTGCCGTCAAGGCATTTGGCGGAGACGCCGTAATGACCTTGGACACCTGCCGCTCCGGTACGGACCGGGTGGCTGAAACCGCCAAGATGCTTGGTGCGGATGATAAAGATATTATCATCAATATCCAGGGGGATCAGCCTATGTTTGATCCTATAAGCCTTGATGATTTGATCAGGCCCTTTGACGAAGATCCCGGCCTTGCCATGTCCACCCTGGCGTATAAAATCAAAAATCCCCGGGAAATTACAGATCCCAAGGACGTAAAGGTCGTGTTCAATCGCCAGGGCTTTGCCATGTATTTTTCCCGGGCCCAGATTCCCTTTCCCCGGGACGGCCAGACAGATGTAGACTACTATAAGCATTTAGGGTTTTACGCCTATACGAAAGCCTTTCTGGACCAAATCGTCACCCTTGACAGCGGCACCTGCGAACAGGTGGAAAAGCTGGAACAGCTTCGGGTGCTGGAATACGGCTTCCCCATCAAAGTGGCTGTCACCCAATATGATTCACCTGAGATTGATCTGCCCGAAGATATTGAACGTGTTGAAGCAATCCTGCGCGAACACGGCTGATTATACATGAATAAATTCTATAAAATCATCCATACGTCAAGTCGAATCCTATGGGGAAACAGGGAAAAACGAATTCTTTGTGAATCATTGTGGATGAAAAAAAATGGTCACCAGGTAGCCATTATTGCACCTGGGGATAGTGTTTTGTTCAAAAAAGCCAAACAAAATGGATTGATGGTTTATCCCATGTCCTTCAAATCATTGGCCGGAATCGGTGAGTATGGGCGGATCAAACAGATATTTGCCGGAGAACAACCCTTTGTGGTCAATGCCCACGGAAAAGGCGATGCCAAACTTGCTTTGAAGGCAGCCCAGACCATGGGCGTCCCCTGCCGGATCATGTCCCGCCACAATGGGAAACGGGTTAAAAGCACCTGGCCCAACAAAAAAATTTATAAAACCCTTTGCCACTACATTTTCACCACTTCAAAAGACAGCGCAAAGCACTTGAAGCAGACCTTTTCCCTTTCAGACATGCAAATTTTCTCCATTCCCGACGGCATTATCATGCCTGATGCTACCGCTCCCCCAAACGAAACACCCCAAACAGCGGCCAGACAAAAGCTGGCAAACAGCTTGGGATTGGAAACAGATGCCCGGTTTATTGGTATTTTTGGTAAAACAGCACGCCAAAGTAAACAGCAGCTTTACAAAATCGCTGACCAACTTAGTCGGCACTTCCCTTCTCATCATCTGGTGATTGCCGGTATCCCCGAAAACCAGAATACCATGGATAAAAGATTCATCTCCCTGGCGCATATACCGGCGCTGCCAGAAGGACAGGATGCCTTCTACCAGGCCTTGGACTGCTGTCTTTATTTCCCCAACTCCCAAAATTTTTACCAGGGGGTACCTTGGGAAGTAATAAGGGCCATGGCTTGCTTCTGCCCGGTGATCGGTCCGGATGCGCCCGGTATCAGAGATATTCTTATTGATAATAAAACCGGTAGGGTCTTTGACCCAAGGCAATCTGAATCGTTGCCAAAAATCATTAACTGGGTCCTGAATACTCCTCAGACGATTCAGACCCTGGTCCGGGAAGCCCAGTCCAGGGTTGAAAAACACTACACCATGGATGCCATGGGCAGGGATATCTTGCGTATTTACCGGTTACGCCAAATAAAAATTGATCGAAAATTTCAAATGAGTTCTTAGAACCTTTTAAAAATACAATAGGTTCCATCTCTGGAAAGTTCACTTCTGGAATACAGCCGCAATCAACCCAGGCATACACAAACAAAAAAGGCTTTCAGTAATTTAACTGAAAGCCTTTTTTTATTTTGGTCGGGACGACTGGATTTGAACCAGCGACCACTTGTCCCCCAGACAAGTGCGCTACCAGGCTGCGCTACGTCCCGTTTAAAGCAACGTCGGTGTATTTATCACTTCCATCTGGGGGTGTCAATAAAGATTATTTTTTTTTAAATAAAACCCGAGAACAAAATTTTTTTTGAACATATAATTCAATAAAATTGAATTATTCTCAGCATGATACATCTGTATAAATTATAAAACATTTTTATACATTATTTTTAATCCTATAGATAAAATAACTTTATAAAATCATAAAATCATTTTTATTCAATAGGTTATATAATACAAAAAATTTATATTAATTTTATAACGTTACCCTCTTCGTATTGACACCCCATTTTATTTTTGCTACTCACATCACTTTTTAATAAAAAATATTGATAATAAATAATTGAATGCTTTTTAAACGCCGCATTCAAAATTAAAAACGGAAGAAATTCAGTGACATCTAAAGTTTATACAAAAAAAACCCTGGTTTTCGGCTGTGGTAATATATTATTTGGCAATGACGGCTTTGGCCCTGAGGTTATTTACAAAATAGAGCAAGCGGATACCCTTCCGGACAGCGTTCTGGTGATGGACGCAGGAACGGGAATTCGTGATCTTGTTTTTGACCTGCTGCTCATGGACACCCCCCCGGAGTTAGTCGTGGTCATTGACGCCATCACCGTGCCTGATCGTCGTCATGGAGAAATATTCACCATTGATGTGGCCAAGGTACCGAAAAAAAAACTTGCGGATTTTTCCCTGCACCAATGCCCGTCATCAAATCTCTTGGCCCAGCTTGCCCAACGGGGGACTAAAGTTGAGGTCATTGCAATGAACACAGAATTTATTCCCGATGAAATCTGTCCGGGGCTTTGCCCGGTGGCACAAAAAGCAGTGGAAGAAGCTGCACAACTGGTTCTTGAAAAATTAAAAAGCCGCATTGCTTTTAATTTATAATCCATCAATTTTTTATTTTGAAAGAGGTGTTTGAACATGGTTAGTCAAGTAAAGGGCTCTGTACTTGTTGCAGGGGGAGGCATTGCCGGAATTCAGGCCGCACTGGATGCAGCTGATTCCGGATTTTACGTGTATCTTGTTGAGAAAACCGCCGGCATAGGAGGGGCCATGTCACAATTGGACAAAACCTTCCCCACAAACGACTGTGCCATGTGAATTATTTCACCCAAATTGGTTGAGTGCGGTCGGCACTTGAATATTGAAATTTTAACGCTGTCGGAAATTACGGACGTATCCGGCGAGCTTGGCAATTTTACGGTTAAGGTAAAAAAGAATCCCAGGTTTGTGGATGAAGAAAAATGTATTGCCTGTGGTCTTTGCGCTGAAAAATGCCCTAAAAAAGTAGATGATGAATACAATGCAGGTCTAAACAAAAGAAAAGCCGCCTATATTAAGTACGGACAGACCGTTCCTTTGAAATATGCCATTGATCCGGACAACTGTATCTATCTAACTAAAGGCAAATGCGGGATCTGCGCAAAGGTCTGCCCCGCCGGGGCCATCAACCACGATATGAAGGCAGAAATTCTTGAACTTGATGTCGGTGCTCTGATTCTGGCACCGGGGTTCGAGGCTTTTTCCCCGAAAGGCATTGACTATTACGGGTATGACACAAATAAAGATGTGGTCACAAGTCTTGAATATGAACGTATGCTCTCCGCCTCAGGTCCATGGGAAGGTCATCTTAAAAAAGCATCAAACAACGAAGAACCTAAAAAGATTGCCTGGATTCAGTGCGTGGGATCCAGAAACATCAATTGTGGCGACAATGGATACTGCTCGAGCGTCTGCTGCATGTATGCCATCAAACAGGCGGTAATGACCCGGTCCCACATGACCGATGGAGACGGTGAACAAACCATTTTTTACATGGATATCCGCTCCCATGGCAAGGAATACGAGCGCTACTACGAAAAAGCCCGGCAGACGGGTGTATCCTTTGTCAGATCCCGTCCCCATACCTTGCTTAAAGGTCCGCAAGGACACGGCGTCAGCATGCTGTGGGTGGATGAAACCGGGAAAAATCATGAATCGTTTTTTGATCTTGTGATTTTATCCGTTGGGCTTACGAATCCTGAAAGCACGAAAAATCTGGCCAATGCCTGCCGCATTGAACTGGATCAATACGGATTTGCGAAAACCAGCAGCTTTTCCCCTTCTGTAAGCAGCCGTCCGGGCATTTTTGTCACCGGCAGTTTCCAAAGTCCCAAGGCCATTCCCCAGTCCGTGGCCGTGGCCTCTACGGCAGCAGCCCGGGCCAAGGCAGTGCTGGCATCGGCAAGAAACACCCAGACCATCGAGAAAAAATTTGTCGATGAATTTGATATTTCAGGCCAGGAGAAACGCATCGGTGTATTTGTCTGCGCCTGCGGCACCAATATCGCGGCGGTGGTGGACGTCAATGCCGTATCCGAATATGCAGCCACCCTACCCCATGTGGTGCATGTGGGAAACAATATGTTCACTTGCTCCGCGGATACCCAGGACCTAATCGCCGAAACCATTAAAAAAGAAAAACTTAATGCTGTGGTGATTGCTGCCTGCACCCCGAGAACCCATGAACCGTTGTTCCAGGAAACTTTACAGAATACGGGCCTAAACAAATACATGGTGGAGATGGCCAATATCCGAAACATGAATGCCTGGGTTCACCCGCATGAACCGGAAAAGGCAACGCAAAAAGCCAAGACCCAGGTAAAAATGGCTGTTGCAAAGGTAACCCAAAATTTTCCGCTCACGGACATTAAAGTCAACATCACGCCTAAGGCACTGATCATCGGCGGCGGCCTTTCGGGTTTAAGTGCGGCCAAAAATATGGCCGACCAAGGATATGACACCATTCTCGTTGAAAAACAAAAACAGCTGGGCGGTCAGACCAATGCGCTGGGATTCACCTGGAAAAACGAAGATATCCAGGCAGCCTTAAAGGTGTTAATTCAGGATGTTGAAAATCACGAACGCATCCAGGTCATGACCGGCACGACACTTACCCGGGTATCCGGGTTTGTGGGCAGTTTTACCGGAGAACTGACAACAGGTGAACAGACCAGTGACATTGAGTTCGGTGCCTGCATCATTGCCAGCGGCGCCCATGAAACCCGTCCAAGCCAATATCTTTATAATGAAGATCCCAGAGTTATGACGCTGATGGATTTCAGTGCCAAGACCCAAAAAAGTCCAGAATACCCCGGCAGTCTGGATTCCGTAGTTTTCATCCAGTGTGTGGGATCAAGGGATGAGAATCACCCATACTGCTCACGGGTGTGCTGCACCCACTCCATCCAAAAAGCCGTGCGTCTGAAAAAAGAGAAGCCGGAAATAAATATTTTTATCCTTTACCGGGACATTCGCACCTATGCAGACAAGGAGGAGCTCTATCGGGAAGCCCGGAATCTTGGGGTCATTTTTATCCGGTACAGCCGGGACAAAAAGCCATCTGTCTCCAACGAAAACGGCGAACTCACAGTGAATGCATTTGACCCGGTATTGCAGATGCCGGTAAGCATTTCGGCTGATGCAATTTTTCTTGCAACGGCCATAGAACCCAACAACACGGCCCCTTTTGTGGACCTGTTTAAATGTTCATCCAATGCCGATGGTTTTCTCATGGAAGCCCATCCCAAGCTTCGACCGGTTGATTCAACCGTGGACGGGGTATTTCTTGCAGGCATGTGCCACTACCCCAAACCCATAGACGAAGCCATTGCCCAGGGCCGCGCT encodes the following:
- the selB gene encoding selenocysteine-specific translation elongation factor, with the translated sequence MDNIILGTAGHIDHGKTSLVKALTGIETDRLKEEKERGITIELGFASLDLPNGQHIGIVDMPGHEKFVKNMVAGSSGIDVVVMVIAADEGVMPQTREHMEICNLMGINHGMIALTKTDLVDDDLLELAMDDIHDFIQDTFLEDKPIVPVSSATGQGLEDFLSTLEEICTQIPPRKFSSIFRLPVDRVFSMKGFGTVITGTLISGQVSVGQDIMVFPRKITSKVRGLQVHSSSVETAIAGTRTAINFQGLDREAVFRGDVLSTPGALIESYMVDAQFHYLKSNAKPAKARTRVRFHSGTSEIQGYMILLDRETLLPGDTAPVQFRLESPVCCIKDDRYVIRSYSPVKTIGGGAILNPVSQKYKLKDTATIEGLYDLAAQDDEKTIAYFLSIKGYSGLTLNELRVMTNVPDKKLAAALQKMLAKQEAVITDKEKQIYVHGTIFDEFKEKVLERLTIYHQANPLKEGMPAQELKSKFQYVDDARFFNILFHRLEKENLIVLNKNLVKLSEFKVALQVDQHETKEKIANIYKKAGLTPPFFRTICQDLDLDQKTGKDVMQMLIDEKQVIKTKDDLFFDAVAVNNLATELIEFLKANEKITTPQFKDMTGISRKYVIPLIEYFDAMHLTIRVEDHRQLRKKLA
- the hemW gene encoding radical SAM family heme chaperone HemW encodes the protein MCKHLYIHVPFCIKKCRYCDFYSKTNLSLISDYVTALVQEIRLRSPSTVLQPKGNAATVYFGGGTPSLLGPQHLEAILRALDNAFGLCRQTEITLEANPGTLDEIHLKSFQSMGINRVSLGVQSLDPVQLALLGRIHSADDAVHAVEKVRAAGIENISLDLIYGLPGQTGEHLIRELDAALDLSPAHLSCYMLTLEPGTALHAMHERGQFLPMAQSDQVDLFYAVATYLKARGWDHYEVSSFATHTALRSLHNRAYWQMLPYHGFGPAAHSYAVKGDTDGSAVYKRFWNAPDLNGYIRALKKGEFPAFDSEILTLEQRQIEFVMVGLRTSMGLDIRTGQSLWQNRFLTVFQRLMDNLEDKGLARFQDAGQRFVLTLDGWMRLDSIVTSFVEKI
- a CDS encoding radical SAM protein encodes the protein MTDDKQTQTYQGYEQGTIYPANDAYSLLLRLIRNCPWNRCSFCPVYKKQKFSIRPVEDIIKDIDLVRTYIDRLLQENATPIAFDQERIHSIYTAFEVRDRVAFNNAVKWHAAGMASIFLQDANPLVMKPKDLLFVLGHIKDCFTQTETIATYARSSTILQLPDDTLEQLHKLGLNRIHLGLESGSNLVLNRMRTGVDRAGHIEAGKRIRQAGIKLYTYVMPGLGGVDLSIEHALETAEALNAINPDVIKIRTLGLSPSTELSHWQLRGMFEKPGDAMIATEVRLMLEALDNIQSRVKSDHILNLFETVTGKMPHDKEKMIGVIDRFFELAPQERILYQIGRRMGFFKGLEDMDTSPQMDQVRLACENYGVTPKNVDQILDRLMTRFV
- a CDS encoding DegT/DnrJ/EryC1/StrS family aminotransferase, with translation MPGFELFSDEERKQVNDVLETGVLFRYGFEGARNGHFKALEFEKKLAQITGTRFSHLCSSGTAALCTALAACGIGAGDEVIVPPFTFVATFEALIQAGAVPVFADIDQTLCLDPDRLEAAITPRTKAVVPVHMCGAMARIDEIKAFCDKKGLILLEDACQSLGASFKGSHLGTFGKAGCFSFDSVKTVTCGEGGGIITNDEDIYTRCCQYADHGHDHLGGPDRGADDHPIMGTNYRISELNAAVGVAQLGKLDRIVEIQKKNKAAIKDAMKKIEGVTFRALPDPDGDSATFLSFFMPTQDQAEQAAKKLAKNGAPCAYWYNNNWHYYKEWHHLKKMKRAAKLPFELSADLPDYEGLVLEQSEDIMKRALSMQIMLSWTDDDMDKRIQAVLNALT
- a CDS encoding iron-containing alcohol dehydrogenase family protein; this translates as MFRNFKLVPKILFGRGCFAQLDEVVGGRRKSGEDWAVFVVDDVFKGKDLEKRIPLHDNDFLLWVNVADEPKTGYVDKLTLEAKNFNAAFPCAVIGIGGGSAMDLAKSVSLMLTNEGSSTEYQGWDLIKNPAVWHAAVPTLSGTGAEVSRTAVLTGPEKKLGLNSDYTVFDQVVLDPELTKDVPKEQHFYTGMDCYIHCIESLQGTYINEFSKAYGEKSLDLCRQVFVDNHPDSADKLMMASFFGGMSIAYSQVGACHALSYGLSYVLGTHHGVGCCITFDTLDEYYPDGVKEFRAIMNKTGVDIPRGLTKDLTGDQMETMIRVALGLDPLWENCLGKDWKNIMTRDKARSLFEKM
- the kdsB gene encoding 3-deoxy-manno-octulosonate cytidylyltransferase produces the protein MPIAVIPARFGSSRLGGKPLINIAGKPMIQRVFEQSQKSSVVTRTIVATDDERIVSAVKAFGGDAVMTLDTCRSGTDRVAETAKMLGADDKDIIINIQGDQPMFDPISLDDLIRPFDEDPGLAMSTLAYKIKNPREITDPKDVKVVFNRQGFAMYFSRAQIPFPRDGQTDVDYYKHLGFYAYTKAFLDQIVTLDSGTCEQVEKLEQLRVLEYGFPIKVAVTQYDSPEIDLPEDIERVEAILREHG